In Chryseobacterium sp., the genomic window GCGTCGTATATAAGTTTATTAGAGGTAGAGCTACTGATTGGATGCGGGGGTTTCATCGCCTACCAATTCCTGACAAACTCCGAATGCTAATAAATGTTCTGCGGCAGTGAGGGCATGGGTGCTAAGGTCCATGTCCGAGAGGGAAAGAACCCAGACCAACAGCTAAGGTCCCCAAATATATGTTAAGTTGAAACAACGCGGTTGGACTGCATTGACAGCTAGGATGTTGGCTTGGAAGCAGCCATTCATTTAAAGAGTGCGTAACAGCTCACTAGTCGAGCGGTCCGGCATGGATAATAATCGGGCATAAACATATTACCGAAGCTATGGATTTATATTTTAGATATATCTGGTAGGAGAGCATTCTATTTGCGCAGAAGCATTACTGTGAGGTATTGTGGAGCGGATAGAAAAGAAAATGTAGGCATAAGTAACGATAAAGCAGGCGAGAAACCTGCTCACCGAAAGACCAAGGCTTCCTCAGCCATGCTAATCAGCTGAGGGTTAGTCGGGACCTAACGCGAACCCGAAAGGGGTAGTGGATGGACAATGGGTTAATATTCCCATACTTGCTCACACTAAAAAGGGGACGGAGTGCCGTACTTACTGGAGACTGACGGAATAGTCAAGGCCTAGCCTTCGGGCGAAGCTGCTGTAGGGAAAGTGCTTCCAAGAAAAGCCGAAGTGAAGCAACCCGTACCAAAACCGACACAGGTGGTCGAGGAGAGAATCCTAAGGTGCTCGAGTGAGTCGTGGCTAAGGAACTAGGCAAAATAGTCTCGTAACTTCGGAAGAAGAGACGCCATCAGCAATGGTGGCCGCAGTGAAGAGGCCCAGGCGACTGTTTATCAAAAACACAGGACTCTGCTAAATCGAAAGATGCTGTATAGGGTCTGACACCTGCCCGGTGCTGGAAGGTTAAGGAAGGTGCTTAGGGTTAAACCGAAGGCATTAACTGAAGCCCCAGTAAACGGCGGCCGTAACTATAACGGTCCTAAGGTAGCGAAATTCCTTGTCGGGTAAGTTCCGACCTGCACGAATGGTGTAACGATCTGGGCACTGTCTCAGCCACGAGCTCGGTGAAATTGTAGTATCGGTGAAGATGCCGATTACCCGCAATGGGACGAAAAGACCCTGTGAACCTTTACTATAACTTCGTATTGACTTTGAGTAAGTAATGTGTAGGATAGGTGGGAGGCTTAGAAGCATGCACGCTAGTGTTTGTGGAGCCGACGTTGAAATACCACCCTTTACTTACTTGGAGCCTAACTTCTTTTAGAAGGACATTGCGTGGTGGGTAGTTTGACTGGGGTGGTCGCCTCCAAAAGAGTAACGGAGGCTTTCAAAGGTACCCTCAGCACGCTTGGTAACCGTGCGTAGAGTGTAATGGCATAAGGGTGCTTGACTGTGAGACCAACAAGTCGATCAGGTGCGAAAGCAGGACATAGTGATCCGGTGGTTCCGTATGGAAGGGCCATCGCTCATAGGATAAAAGGTACTCCGGGGATAACAGGCTAGTCTCCCCCAAGAGCTCACATCGACGGGGAGGTTCGGCACCTCGATGTCGGCTCGTCACATCCTGGGGCTGGAGAAGGTCCCAAGGGTTGGGCTGTTCGCCCATTAAAGTGGCACGCGAGCTGGGTTCAGAACGTCGTGAGACAGTTCGGTCTCTATCTATTGCGGGCGTTAGATGTTTGAGAGGGCTTGATTCTAGTACGAGAGGACCGAATTGAACAAACCTCTGGTGTATCAGTTGTACCGCCAGGTGCACCGCTGAGTAGCTACGTTTGGAAGAGATAAGCACTGAAAGCATATAAGTGCGAAACTCGCCTCAAGATGAGACATCTTTTAAGGGTCGTTGTAGATGACGACGTTGATAGGCTACAGGTGTAAAGACAGTAATGTCATAGCCGAGTAGTACTAATTACCCGTAGATTTATAGTCTATGGTTACTTTTATAAACCAGGTGCTTTATGCGCAATGAAGGTTTTGTCTTTGTGAAAGTTTTTATCGATTAAACCAGATGTCAGATAAAAGACATCAGATGACAGACATTAAGTCTGATATCTGAAATCTATGCTCTGATATCTTATATACCTTCTTTAGGGTGGTTTTAGCGGTGGGGCTCACCTGTTCCCATTCCGAACACAGAAGTTAAGCCCACCAGCGCCGATGGTACTGCTAACGCGGGAGAGTAGGCCGCCGCCAGTTTTTATTTTATTTTTAAAAAACCTTTATCATAACGATAAAGGTTTTTTTTGTTATATACATTATATACCTTACGTATCTATACTTATATCTATACCTGTACCTGTACCTATACCTATACGTAGATCTCCACTCTCTCTATTCATCTCTATCTTCATCTATCCCGGAAGATCCGGTTCCCGTTACCCGATTGAGATACGTTTAGGCTAAAGCCATAGGGCAGCGCTCTCTTTGAGAACGGGCTAAAGCCCGTCCCTATTGAAACATGCAAGCCTGCATTTAATCCATCACCACTTATCCTTTATTCCCCATTATTGATCATTTATAATCCAGAATCCAGAATCTGAAATCTGAGATCTGAGATCTGGAATCTATACTCTCCCTAAAAGTCGTTTATATCCCCCGAATGAAAAGATCTATTTTCTTAATTTTATCTCTTTATTATATCTATCCCTGCTTTTTTATAATCAATAGAAATGGGCTTTAGCCCAACCTATTTGTAATTAATAATTAACTTTGCTGTATTTATGTTTCGGCTAAAGCCGTAGGATTGCATAACCTTTAGAACGGGCTAAAGCCCGTCCCTATTGAAATATGCAGTCCATCCATCACGCATTACTTATCCTTTATTCCCCATTATTGATCATTTATAATCCAGAATCTGAGATCTGAGATCTGGAATCTATACTCTCTCTAAAAGTCTTTTATATCCCCCGAATGAAAAGATCTAATTTTTTTAATTTTATCTTTTTATATCTGTCCATGCTTTTTTATAATCAATAGAAATAGGCTTTAGCCCAACCTATTTGTAATTAGGATTAACTTTGCTGTATTTATGTTTCGGCTAAAGCCGTAGGATCGAATATCCTTTAGCACGGGCTAAAGCCCGTGCCTATTGATCAATGTTTCATCAACATCATTAGCATTTATAATCTGGAATTTAACGCTAATGTGACAGGTAAAATAATACCATTACAAGTAAAGGCGGCCAGCCTTATAAAACTGTTCATCTCTATGTGAACTATTTCCTTCTATAAATACATTTTAGTCAAATAAAATCAATAAGTTTGTAGTTAGTTTTCCAAAAATAATTATAATGTCAGGAAACATTCTGATCATCGATGATGAGATCAAGCTCCTTAAGTTATTAGGAATGATCCTTTCCCAAGAAAATTTTAATGTAAAAGAAGCTTCTACCGCCCGTTCGGCAATGACGATGCTGGAGCAGTATGATTTTGATGTGGTATTAAGCGATGTCCGGCTTCCTGATGCCTTTGGGGTAGAATTAGTACGATCTATTAAAACAAAGTATCCTCATCTTGAAATCATCCTGATGACTGCGTTTGGTAATATTACGGATGCTGTTCAGGCTATGAAGAATGGGGCTTATGATTATCTGGTAAAAGGTGATGATAATGAAAAAATTCTTCCATTGGTATATAAAGCATTGGAAAAGGTAAAAGACAATAAATCAAGTATTGTTCATCAAACCTGTGTTAATAAAGGATTTGAACAGATTATCGGCAAGTCACCTTCCATCTTACAGGCTAAAAGATTAGCGGAAAAGGTAGCCTTAACGGATGCTGCTGTCCTTTTAACAGGAGAAACAGGAACAGGCAAAGAGGTCTTTGCGAACGCTATTCATGAGGGAAGTGAGAGAAATAAAAACAGTTTTGTTGCCATTAACTGCTCTGCGTTCAGTAAAGAGATTTTGGAGAGCGAATTATTTGGACATAGACAAGGTGCTTTTACAGGAGCTATTAAAGATAAAAAAGGGCTTATTGAAGAAGCCAATGGTGGTACTTTATTTTTGGATGAGATCGGTGAAATGCCTATAGAACTCCAGGCTAAATTACTTAGGGTTTTAGAAACCCGGGAATTTATCAAAATGGGCGATACCAAAGTGTCAAAGTCAGATTTCAGATTAGTGGCAGCCACAAACAGGGATTTGGAAGAGGAAATAAAGCAGGGAAATTTCAGAGAGGATTTGTACTTCAGACTCAATGTGTTCGAAATTACTCTTCCTCCGCTTCGGGAACGAAAAGAAGATTTAAAAACACTGGCTAAGAATTTTATTGATTTATTTTCTCATAAATTACATTTATCTTCCGTTCAAATAAGTCCGGATTATTATAAAGTTTTGGAGAAAAACGACTGGAAAGGAAATATTCGTGAATTAAGAAATGCTGTGGAGAGAAGTCTGATCTTAATGGAGAATAACATTCTGGATGCAGAAAGTCTTCCTCATTATTCGGAAAAAGCGCTTCCTGAAAGTGATTCTTTAAGCATCAGATCATTAGAGAAAATACATATTCAAAAAGTACTGCAGTATACCAAAGGTAATAAGGCCGAAGCAGCACGGCTACTTGAGATTGGCATAGCCACTCTCTACCGGAAGCTGGAAGAATATGGATTAAAATAAACGTTTTATCATTTTAATAATGAGCCTATCATTTTGATAGGCTTTTCTGTTTTTATATGGGTTGCTTAATGTGTGTAAGTTGTTGTTAATCAGTATTTTGTTTTATTTTATTCTACAATGGAACTTCTTTTGGCATATAGTATTTGAATAAAATATTTAAAAATGACAATTTCAAGAAAAACGTTTAAAAAACGTGAGCACTCGACTTTTAGTCTGCTGATTGTATCGTACGTATTGCTGACCATATTAACCCTAATAATAAAGATATGATGCTCATAAGTTTGGTTCTGCTATGTGCAGTCCTGTTTTGGCTTTTATATAAATCAGTTGAATTTTTTGATAGAATATAAAATTATGTGGAGTTTATTTTTCCTTTCAATTCTTGCCTTTGTGTATATCTGTTATGTTTTAATGAAACCTGAAAAATTTTAAGCGGTCATGAATACAGAAATTTTAGGCATCATAGCCATGTTTGCTATTACATTAGTTATCGGAATATTTTTAGGTAAATATATTGCTAATGTCTACGGATACAAGAAAACTTTTTTAGATCCGGTTTTTCAGCCGGTAGAAAAGTTAATTTATAAAATATCAGGAATCAATCCGGCCCGTCAGATGAACTGGAAACAGAATATGTTCGCCATGCTGACCATTAATTGGGTCTGGTTTATCATTGGATTTCTAATCCTGTTAAATCAGGCCCGGCTTCCTTTAAATCCTGACGGTAATCCCAATATGACCCCTGATCTTGCATTTAATACCGCCATTTCATTTTTAGTCAATTGTAACCTTCAGCATTATTCAGGAGAGACGGGAGTGAGTTATTTAAGCCAGCTTTATCTGATGTTTTTACAGTTTGTCACAGCAGCGACAGGAATGGCAGCTATGGCAGTTCTTTTTAAAGCCTTTAAAGAAAAAACGGCTACGGAACTGGGGAATTTCTATGATTATTTTACAAAATCAATGATCAGAATCCTGGTTCCCATCGGTGTAATAGTAGCTTTAATTCTTTCTATGAACGGAAGTCCGATGACTTTTCAAGGGAAAGATCATATAACGACGTTAGAAGGGCAGAAGATTGAGGTTTCCAGAGGTCCTGTAGCAGCTTTTGTTTCTATCAAACACTTAGGTACCAATGGAGGTGGATTTTTCGGAGCCAACTCAGCGCATCCTCTTGAAAACCCTAATTATATAACAAATATGACAGAAATGGTCGCCCAAATGATCATTCCGTTTGCATTAGTTTTTGCTTTAGGTTTTTATTTGAATAAAAGAAAACTTTCATGGGTCATCTTTACGGTTATGACGGTTGGTTTTTTGGCTCTTGCCGTCCCTAATATAGTCAATGAAACCGCTGGAAACCCATTAATTACAAAAATGGGAGCAGACAGCAGCCTGGGAGCAATGGAAGGTAAGGAAATCCGTTTTGGAAGTGCTGCATCAGGATATTGGAGTATTGCAACTACTGTAATTTCAACAGGATCCGTCAATTCTATGCATGACAGTACAATGCCTCTTTCCGGGATGAACGAGCTGCTTGCGATGATGATCAACTGTTTCTACGGTGGTTGTGGAGTAGGAATCCTGAATTACTTTATCTTTATCATTCTTGCTGTATTTATCAGTGGGCTGATGGTAGGAAGGACTCCGGAGTTTATGGGCAAAAAGATTGAAGCTAAGGAAATGAAGATCGCAATGATCGTAGCCTTGTTCCATCCCTTTCTAATTCTTGTAGGAACCGCTTTAACAGCTTATCTGCCGGAGTTTGGAACCAAAACATTGAATAATCCCGGTTTTCATGGTTTCAGTGAAATGCTGTACGAATTTACTTCTTCTTCAGCCAATAACGGATCTGGATTTGAAGGGTTAGGAGACAATACTCCCTGGTGGAATATTTCAACAGGAATTGTACTGCTGTTATCAAGATTCATCCCGATAATAGGGCCTGTAGCCATAGCAGGTTTGCTGGCACAGAAAAAATTTATCCCTGAAAGCTCAGGAACATTGAAAACAGATACCGCTACTTTCGGTTTCATGACGCTGGCAGTCATTCTACTTATTGCAGCCTTATCTT contains:
- a CDS encoding sigma-54 dependent transcriptional regulator, whose product is MSGNILIIDDEIKLLKLLGMILSQENFNVKEASTARSAMTMLEQYDFDVVLSDVRLPDAFGVELVRSIKTKYPHLEIILMTAFGNITDAVQAMKNGAYDYLVKGDDNEKILPLVYKALEKVKDNKSSIVHQTCVNKGFEQIIGKSPSILQAKRLAEKVALTDAAVLLTGETGTGKEVFANAIHEGSERNKNSFVAINCSAFSKEILESELFGHRQGAFTGAIKDKKGLIEEANGGTLFLDEIGEMPIELQAKLLRVLETREFIKMGDTKVSKSDFRLVAATNRDLEEEIKQGNFREDLYFRLNVFEITLPPLRERKEDLKTLAKNFIDLFSHKLHLSSVQISPDYYKVLEKNDWKGNIRELRNAVERSLILMENNILDAESLPHYSEKALPESDSLSIRSLEKIHIQKVLQYTKGNKAEAARLLEIGIATLYRKLEEYGLK
- the kdpA gene encoding potassium-transporting ATPase subunit KdpA, whose protein sequence is MNTEILGIIAMFAITLVIGIFLGKYIANVYGYKKTFLDPVFQPVEKLIYKISGINPARQMNWKQNMFAMLTINWVWFIIGFLILLNQARLPLNPDGNPNMTPDLAFNTAISFLVNCNLQHYSGETGVSYLSQLYLMFLQFVTAATGMAAMAVLFKAFKEKTATELGNFYDYFTKSMIRILVPIGVIVALILSMNGSPMTFQGKDHITTLEGQKIEVSRGPVAAFVSIKHLGTNGGGFFGANSAHPLENPNYITNMTEMVAQMIIPFALVFALGFYLNKRKLSWVIFTVMTVGFLALAVPNIVNETAGNPLITKMGADSSLGAMEGKEIRFGSAASGYWSIATTVISTGSVNSMHDSTMPLSGMNELLAMMINCFYGGCGVGILNYFIFIILAVFISGLMVGRTPEFMGKKIEAKEMKIAMIVALFHPFLILVGTALTAYLPEFGTKTLNNPGFHGFSEMLYEFTSSSANNGSGFEGLGDNTPWWNISTGIVLLLSRFIPIIGPVAIAGLLAQKKFIPESSGTLKTDTATFGFMTLAVILLIAALSFFPALTLGPIAEQIQYFSK